In Equus quagga isolate Etosha38 chromosome 14, UCLA_HA_Equagga_1.0, whole genome shotgun sequence, one DNA window encodes the following:
- the VMAC gene encoding vimentin-type intermediate filament-associated coiled-coil protein: MSAPPPLQIREANAHLAAVHRRAAELEARLDAAERTVRAQAERLARHDQQLRAALDELGRAKDREIATLREQLLTSEATVHSLQAAVRQRDELIGQLHPRARLLQDICRRRPPLAALLAALAEAERLGPLPASDPGHLLPGGSSPPVANSTGEEGDGDPLQPAVFGTTV, encoded by the exons ATGTCTGCGCCGCCGCCCCTGCAGATCCGCGAGGCGAACGCACACCTGGCGGCCGTGCACCGGCGCGCGGCCGAGCTGGAGGCGCGGCTGGACGCAGCGGAGCGCACGGTGCGCGCCCAGGCCGAGCGCTTGGCTCGCCACGACCAGCAGCTGCGCGCCGCCCTAGACGAACTGGGCCGCGCCAAGGACAG GGAGATCGCCACGCTCCGAGAGCAGCTGCTGACCTCCGAGGCCACCGTCCACAGCCTGCAGGCTGCCGTGCGCCAGAGGGACGAGCTCATCGGGCAGCTGCACCCCCGGGCCAGGCTGCTGCAGGACATCTGTCGCCGCCGGCCACCCCTGGCTGCGCTGCTGGCCGCCCTGGCTGAGGCCGAGCGCCTGGGGCCCCTGCCAGCCAGTGACCCCGGCCACCTGCTCCCTGGCGGGTCCAGTCCACCCGTTGCCAACAGCACTGGGGAGGAGGGCGACGGGGATCCCCTGCAGCCTGCAGTGTTTGGGACAACAGTGTGA
- the NDUFA11 gene encoding NADH dehydrogenase [ubiquinone] 1 alpha subcomplex subunit 11, translating to MARSLLHQYWDLPEGTECHRKAYASTSVGGAAGLIVSAYSIALKPPASFLEGVARTGRYTFTAAAIGAIFGLTTCVSAQVRGKPDDPLNYLIGGCAGGLTLGARAHSYGIGVAACAYMGLTAALVKMGQLEGWEVFAEPKV from the exons ATGGCGCGGTCGCTTCTTCACCAGTACTGGGACCTCCCCGAAGGCACCGAGTGCCACCGCAAGGCCTACGCCAGCACCAGTGTCGGTGGTGCCGCTG GCCTGATCGTCTCCGCCTACAGCATCGCGCTCAAGCCGCCGGCCTCCTTCCTGGAGGGAGTGGCGAGGACGGGCCGGTACACATTTACCGCAG CCGCCATCGGCGCCATATTTGGCCTCACCACCTGCGTCAGCGCCCAGGTCCGCGGGAAGCCGGACGACCCCCTGAACTACCTCATCGGAGGCTGCGCCGGGGGCCTGACACTGGGAGCGCGCG CTCACAGCTACGGGATCGGAGTCGCCGCCTGCGCCTACATGGGCCTCACGGCCGCCCTGGTCAAAATGGGCCAGCTGGAGGGCTGGGAGGTGTTCGCGGAGCCCAAGGTGTGA